The Xanthomonas sontii genome contains a region encoding:
- a CDS encoding metallophosphoesterase family protein, whose protein sequence is MRPVRPLHLGVIADTHGLLRPEALAALRGCAAIVHAGDIGKPDVLDALRELAPLHAIRGNIDTAPWAQALPETLDLDIDGVRLHVRHDLKTLARVADGVDVVISGHSHKPLLETRDGVLYLNPGSAGPRRFRLPIGIGHLYLTPDGPRGELQTLG, encoded by the coding sequence ATGCGTCCCGTTCGACCGCTGCATCTCGGCGTGATCGCCGATACCCATGGCCTGCTGCGCCCCGAGGCGCTGGCGGCCTTGCGCGGCTGCGCCGCGATCGTGCATGCCGGCGACATCGGCAAACCGGACGTGCTCGACGCACTGCGGGAACTGGCACCGCTGCACGCGATCCGCGGCAACATCGACACCGCGCCATGGGCACAGGCGCTGCCCGAGACCCTGGACCTGGACATCGACGGCGTGCGCCTGCACGTGCGCCACGACCTGAAGACCCTGGCGCGCGTCGCCGACGGCGTGGATGTGGTGATCAGCGGCCACTCGCACAAGCCCTTGCTGGAGACCCGCGACGGCGTGCTCTACCTCAACCCGGGCAGTGCCGGGCCGCGTCGTTTCCGCCTGCCGATCGGCATCGGGCATCTGTACCTGACACCAGACGGCCCGCGCGGCGAGTTGCAGACCCTGGGCTAG